From a single Opisthocomus hoazin isolate bOpiHoa1 chromosome 6, bOpiHoa1.hap1, whole genome shotgun sequence genomic region:
- the RXRG gene encoding retinoic acid receptor RXR-gamma isoform X2 yields MYGNYPHFIKFPAGFGNSPVHASSTSVSPSSSLSTGNSVDGHHNYLEAPANACRALPSPMNAIGSPVNALGSPYRVIASSIGSHPVALSSAPGMNFVTHASPQLNILNNVSSSEDVKPLPGLPGIGNMNYPSTSPGALAKHICAICGDRSSGKHYGVYSCEGCKGFFKRTIRKDLIYTCRDNKDCLIDKRQRNRCQYCRYQKCLAMGMKREAVQEERQRSRERSENEAESTSGGSEDMPVERILEAELAVEPKTEAYSDVNTESSTNDPVTNICHAADKQLFTLVEWAKRIPHFSDLTLEDQVILLRAGWNELLIASFSHRSVSVQDGILLATGLHVHRSSAHSAGVGSIFDRVLTELVSKMKDMQMDKSELGCLRAIVLFNPDAKGLSSPSEVEALREKVYATLEAYTKQKYPEQPGRFAKLLLRLPALRSIGLKCLEHLFFFKLIGDTPIDTFLMEMLETPLQVT; encoded by the exons ATGTATGGGAATTATCCTCACTTCATTAAGTTTCCCGCGGGCTTTGGCA ATTCCCCTGTTCATGCCAGCTCCACATCTGTGAGCCCATCGTCAAGCCTTTCCACAGGAAATTCAGTGGACGGGCACCACAACTACCTCGAGGCCCCTGCAAACGCctgccgggcgctgccgtcccccatGAACGCCATCGGGTCCCCAGTGAACGCGCTGGGCTCACCGTACAGAGTCATCGCGTCCTCTATCGGCTCGCACCCCGTCGCTCTGTCCTCGGCCCCGGGCATGAATTTTGTGACACACGCCAGTCCACAG ctcaACATCCTGAACAACGTTAGCAGCTCGGAGGATGTCAAGCCCTTGCCGGGTCTCCCGGGGATCGGGAACATGAATTATCCATCTACGAGCCCAGGAGCCTTAGCCAAACACATCTGTGCCATCTGTGGGGACAGGTCCTCAG GGAAGCACTATGGGGTGTACAGCTGTGAGGGCTGCAAAGGATTCTTTAAGAGAACAATCCGGAAGGATCTGATCTACACCTGCCGTGACAACAAGGACTGCCTCATAGACAAGCGCCAACGCAACCGCTGCCAGTACTGCCGCTATCAGAAGTGCCTCGCGATGGGGATGAAGAGGGAAG CTGTgcaggaggagaggcagaggagcagggagcgGAGCGAGAATGAAGCCGAGTCCACGAGCGGTGGCAGCGAGGACATGCCCGTGGAGAGGATCCTGGAAGCTGAGCTGGCTGTTGAGCCCAAGACAGAGGCGTACAGCGACGTGAACACGGAGAGCTCA ACAAATGACCCTGTCACCAACATATGCCACGCAGCTGACAAGCAGCTCTTCACACTCGTCGAGTGGGCCAAGCGAATCCCCCACTTCTCTGACCTGACGCTGGAAGACCAAGTCATTCTCCTCCGGGCAG GCTGGAATGAGCTGCTCATTGCCTCTTTCTCCCATCGCTCTGTGTCGGTGCAAGACGGCATCCTTCTGGCCACGGGCTTGCACGTGCACCGCAGCAGTGCTCACAGTGCTGGTGTGGGCTCCATCTTTGACAG GGTTTTGACAGAGCTAGTGTCCAAAATGAAAGACATGCAGATGGACAAGTCGGAGCTGGGATGCCTGCGAGCCATCGTCCTGTTCAACCCGG ATGCCAAGGGTTTATCCAGCCCCTCAGAGGTGGAGGCGCTGAGGGAGAAGGTCTATGCCACACTGGAAGCCTACACGAAGCAGAAGTACCCTGAGCAGCCAGGGCG GTTTGCAAAACTCCTCCTGCGCCTGCCGGCGCTGCGGTCCATTGGGCTgaagtgcctggagcacctcttcttcTTCAAGCTGATTGGGGACACTCCCATCGACACCTTCCTCATGGAGATGCTGGAGACACCCCTGCAGGTCACTTGA
- the RXRG gene encoding retinoic acid receptor RXR-gamma isoform X1 — protein sequence MVESVEETGRRLEMQPGMQAPYSQETSSFPPFYSPVHASSTSVSPSSSLSTGNSVDGHHNYLEAPANACRALPSPMNAIGSPVNALGSPYRVIASSIGSHPVALSSAPGMNFVTHASPQLNILNNVSSSEDVKPLPGLPGIGNMNYPSTSPGALAKHICAICGDRSSGKHYGVYSCEGCKGFFKRTIRKDLIYTCRDNKDCLIDKRQRNRCQYCRYQKCLAMGMKREAVQEERQRSRERSENEAESTSGGSEDMPVERILEAELAVEPKTEAYSDVNTESSTNDPVTNICHAADKQLFTLVEWAKRIPHFSDLTLEDQVILLRAGWNELLIASFSHRSVSVQDGILLATGLHVHRSSAHSAGVGSIFDRVLTELVSKMKDMQMDKSELGCLRAIVLFNPDAKGLSSPSEVEALREKVYATLEAYTKQKYPEQPGRFAKLLLRLPALRSIGLKCLEHLFFFKLIGDTPIDTFLMEMLETPLQVT from the exons ATTCCCCTGTTCATGCCAGCTCCACATCTGTGAGCCCATCGTCAAGCCTTTCCACAGGAAATTCAGTGGACGGGCACCACAACTACCTCGAGGCCCCTGCAAACGCctgccgggcgctgccgtcccccatGAACGCCATCGGGTCCCCAGTGAACGCGCTGGGCTCACCGTACAGAGTCATCGCGTCCTCTATCGGCTCGCACCCCGTCGCTCTGTCCTCGGCCCCGGGCATGAATTTTGTGACACACGCCAGTCCACAG ctcaACATCCTGAACAACGTTAGCAGCTCGGAGGATGTCAAGCCCTTGCCGGGTCTCCCGGGGATCGGGAACATGAATTATCCATCTACGAGCCCAGGAGCCTTAGCCAAACACATCTGTGCCATCTGTGGGGACAGGTCCTCAG GGAAGCACTATGGGGTGTACAGCTGTGAGGGCTGCAAAGGATTCTTTAAGAGAACAATCCGGAAGGATCTGATCTACACCTGCCGTGACAACAAGGACTGCCTCATAGACAAGCGCCAACGCAACCGCTGCCAGTACTGCCGCTATCAGAAGTGCCTCGCGATGGGGATGAAGAGGGAAG CTGTgcaggaggagaggcagaggagcagggagcgGAGCGAGAATGAAGCCGAGTCCACGAGCGGTGGCAGCGAGGACATGCCCGTGGAGAGGATCCTGGAAGCTGAGCTGGCTGTTGAGCCCAAGACAGAGGCGTACAGCGACGTGAACACGGAGAGCTCA ACAAATGACCCTGTCACCAACATATGCCACGCAGCTGACAAGCAGCTCTTCACACTCGTCGAGTGGGCCAAGCGAATCCCCCACTTCTCTGACCTGACGCTGGAAGACCAAGTCATTCTCCTCCGGGCAG GCTGGAATGAGCTGCTCATTGCCTCTTTCTCCCATCGCTCTGTGTCGGTGCAAGACGGCATCCTTCTGGCCACGGGCTTGCACGTGCACCGCAGCAGTGCTCACAGTGCTGGTGTGGGCTCCATCTTTGACAG GGTTTTGACAGAGCTAGTGTCCAAAATGAAAGACATGCAGATGGACAAGTCGGAGCTGGGATGCCTGCGAGCCATCGTCCTGTTCAACCCGG ATGCCAAGGGTTTATCCAGCCCCTCAGAGGTGGAGGCGCTGAGGGAGAAGGTCTATGCCACACTGGAAGCCTACACGAAGCAGAAGTACCCTGAGCAGCCAGGGCG GTTTGCAAAACTCCTCCTGCGCCTGCCGGCGCTGCGGTCCATTGGGCTgaagtgcctggagcacctcttcttcTTCAAGCTGATTGGGGACACTCCCATCGACACCTTCCTCATGGAGATGCTGGAGACACCCCTGCAGGTCACTTGA
- the RXRG gene encoding retinoic acid receptor RXR-gamma isoform X3 — protein MNAIGSPVNALGSPYRVIASSIGSHPVALSSAPGMNFVTHASPQLNILNNVSSSEDVKPLPGLPGIGNMNYPSTSPGALAKHICAICGDRSSGKHYGVYSCEGCKGFFKRTIRKDLIYTCRDNKDCLIDKRQRNRCQYCRYQKCLAMGMKREAVQEERQRSRERSENEAESTSGGSEDMPVERILEAELAVEPKTEAYSDVNTESSTNDPVTNICHAADKQLFTLVEWAKRIPHFSDLTLEDQVILLRAGWNELLIASFSHRSVSVQDGILLATGLHVHRSSAHSAGVGSIFDRVLTELVSKMKDMQMDKSELGCLRAIVLFNPDAKGLSSPSEVEALREKVYATLEAYTKQKYPEQPGRFAKLLLRLPALRSIGLKCLEHLFFFKLIGDTPIDTFLMEMLETPLQVT, from the exons atGAACGCCATCGGGTCCCCAGTGAACGCGCTGGGCTCACCGTACAGAGTCATCGCGTCCTCTATCGGCTCGCACCCCGTCGCTCTGTCCTCGGCCCCGGGCATGAATTTTGTGACACACGCCAGTCCACAG ctcaACATCCTGAACAACGTTAGCAGCTCGGAGGATGTCAAGCCCTTGCCGGGTCTCCCGGGGATCGGGAACATGAATTATCCATCTACGAGCCCAGGAGCCTTAGCCAAACACATCTGTGCCATCTGTGGGGACAGGTCCTCAG GGAAGCACTATGGGGTGTACAGCTGTGAGGGCTGCAAAGGATTCTTTAAGAGAACAATCCGGAAGGATCTGATCTACACCTGCCGTGACAACAAGGACTGCCTCATAGACAAGCGCCAACGCAACCGCTGCCAGTACTGCCGCTATCAGAAGTGCCTCGCGATGGGGATGAAGAGGGAAG CTGTgcaggaggagaggcagaggagcagggagcgGAGCGAGAATGAAGCCGAGTCCACGAGCGGTGGCAGCGAGGACATGCCCGTGGAGAGGATCCTGGAAGCTGAGCTGGCTGTTGAGCCCAAGACAGAGGCGTACAGCGACGTGAACACGGAGAGCTCA ACAAATGACCCTGTCACCAACATATGCCACGCAGCTGACAAGCAGCTCTTCACACTCGTCGAGTGGGCCAAGCGAATCCCCCACTTCTCTGACCTGACGCTGGAAGACCAAGTCATTCTCCTCCGGGCAG GCTGGAATGAGCTGCTCATTGCCTCTTTCTCCCATCGCTCTGTGTCGGTGCAAGACGGCATCCTTCTGGCCACGGGCTTGCACGTGCACCGCAGCAGTGCTCACAGTGCTGGTGTGGGCTCCATCTTTGACAG GGTTTTGACAGAGCTAGTGTCCAAAATGAAAGACATGCAGATGGACAAGTCGGAGCTGGGATGCCTGCGAGCCATCGTCCTGTTCAACCCGG ATGCCAAGGGTTTATCCAGCCCCTCAGAGGTGGAGGCGCTGAGGGAGAAGGTCTATGCCACACTGGAAGCCTACACGAAGCAGAAGTACCCTGAGCAGCCAGGGCG GTTTGCAAAACTCCTCCTGCGCCTGCCGGCGCTGCGGTCCATTGGGCTgaagtgcctggagcacctcttcttcTTCAAGCTGATTGGGGACACTCCCATCGACACCTTCCTCATGGAGATGCTGGAGACACCCCTGCAGGTCACTTGA